Proteins co-encoded in one Symmachiella macrocystis genomic window:
- a CDS encoding c-type cytochrome domain-containing protein, translating into MRKQFCRSTLIACGFVFLSSSLVFAEDEKPEKGQTIKPAEVKLDRPVDFDEDILPILEEKCIACHNLADAENDLSLEDVPSILKGGKAGPAVVAKDPDKSLLYNVIARTGKPAMPPLPNSIGAEVFTPEELGLLRLWISEGAQAGGGGTMEEIQWRPLPSGLNPIYSVTLSADGQFAACGRANRIVVYHLPSQQQIAELTDPALLDVQFDGKPMYQPGASHRDFVRSLAFNDDGTLLASGGFRTVKLWQRPRDVVKFNIETAAADAVAISPDGKWLATGGADKSVKLFNLADGSPGAVLNGAGDRITGVLFSADSSKVIASSLDKTIRLWNLADAAAAGQITSPTAVNDIALNKDGTQIISADADNMIRVWPVPADASAAVTAAAKEIKGHEKPVTAVALITPAGDKLLSGSDDGTVRVWNLADGKQLQSMAHAAPVTDVAVRPDGGRFVSTGGASAKLWNPADAKLVAELKGEYRSARVVAQRTGDKSIAKSLLAGAKKEIETREKTVTTTAEAQTKAKTAQEEAAKKIPNAQAAAKKAADAKAANDKKVADAQAAVKAAEEAKKTAEDKAAADKVIADATAVLKAAQAEQKKTDKAATDTAAAAKKVVDADAAAKKAFASAERASQRAVKKLEEAKAAHADLDVAHKAAEKTLAEATAAGAALVKGVRGAVFSTDNKTLITVSDNNTVQTWNAESGTALESFNGHQGPVTAVALTATGDIVSASADNTVKVWDRNPSWKIVGRLGASAEEPLNISQSPFADRILALDFSSDGSKLATGGGEPSRSGELMIWDVAKQTPLTTFVDAHSDTVFGVEFSRDGRYLLSGAADKFAKIFDVESGKPFKSFEGHTHHVLGVAWRADGLIFASAGADNAIKVWDVTSGEQKRTIGGYSKQVTSLHFIGLGSNIVSSGGDKTVRYHKTDNGQNFRSFAGGTDYMYSADATADETVVVAGGEDGVLRIWNGADGKVIINFDPPKPPADNTQAKK; encoded by the coding sequence ATGCGAAAACAGTTTTGTCGATCGACGCTGATTGCTTGCGGATTTGTGTTTCTCTCCTCTTCGCTAGTATTCGCCGAAGACGAGAAACCGGAAAAAGGGCAAACGATCAAACCGGCTGAGGTCAAACTCGACCGGCCCGTCGACTTCGACGAGGACATTCTGCCGATCCTCGAAGAGAAGTGCATCGCCTGCCATAACTTGGCCGATGCCGAAAACGATCTCAGCTTAGAAGACGTGCCCAGCATTCTCAAAGGGGGAAAAGCAGGCCCCGCTGTTGTCGCCAAAGATCCTGACAAAAGCCTGTTGTATAACGTCATCGCACGCACCGGCAAACCCGCCATGCCGCCCCTTCCCAACAGCATCGGCGCCGAAGTGTTCACGCCCGAGGAACTGGGCTTGTTGCGACTTTGGATTTCCGAAGGGGCCCAAGCCGGCGGGGGCGGGACTATGGAGGAGATCCAATGGCGTCCGCTTCCCTCGGGTTTGAACCCGATTTATAGCGTCACACTTTCCGCTGACGGTCAATTCGCCGCTTGCGGACGCGCCAATCGCATTGTTGTTTATCACCTTCCGTCTCAACAACAAATCGCCGAACTGACCGACCCCGCATTGCTGGATGTCCAGTTCGACGGCAAACCGATGTATCAGCCCGGTGCATCGCATCGAGATTTTGTCCGCTCATTGGCGTTCAATGACGACGGCACACTGTTGGCTTCGGGCGGATTTCGTACGGTCAAACTTTGGCAACGGCCCCGCGACGTGGTGAAATTCAACATCGAGACCGCTGCAGCCGATGCGGTTGCCATCAGCCCCGATGGAAAATGGTTGGCCACCGGCGGCGCCGACAAATCAGTCAAACTCTTTAACCTGGCCGATGGCTCGCCCGGTGCTGTTCTCAACGGAGCAGGGGATCGGATCACCGGTGTACTGTTCTCTGCCGACTCATCCAAAGTCATTGCCTCGTCATTAGACAAAACCATTCGCCTCTGGAACCTCGCCGACGCCGCTGCAGCTGGGCAGATCACTTCCCCCACAGCCGTCAACGACATCGCACTGAACAAAGACGGCACGCAGATTATCTCCGCCGATGCGGACAACATGATCCGCGTCTGGCCGGTCCCCGCCGATGCAAGTGCTGCTGTTACGGCAGCCGCTAAGGAAATCAAAGGGCATGAGAAACCGGTCACCGCTGTCGCGCTGATCACTCCCGCCGGCGATAAACTCCTTTCCGGTAGCGACGATGGAACCGTGCGAGTTTGGAATCTCGCCGATGGAAAACAACTTCAATCAATGGCCCATGCCGCTCCAGTCACAGATGTTGCCGTGCGGCCCGATGGCGGGCGATTTGTATCGACCGGGGGCGCATCAGCAAAACTTTGGAATCCCGCCGATGCCAAATTGGTCGCAGAATTAAAAGGCGAATACCGCTCTGCCCGAGTCGTTGCCCAGCGGACCGGAGACAAATCGATCGCCAAATCGTTGCTTGCCGGAGCGAAAAAGGAAATTGAAACCCGCGAGAAAACGGTGACCACCACAGCGGAAGCGCAAACCAAGGCTAAGACGGCTCAAGAAGAAGCGGCCAAGAAAATCCCCAATGCCCAAGCCGCCGCCAAGAAAGCCGCCGACGCCAAAGCCGCCAACGACAAAAAAGTGGCCGACGCCCAAGCTGCGGTGAAAGCGGCCGAGGAAGCCAAGAAGACCGCCGAAGATAAAGCGGCCGCTGATAAAGTGATTGCCGATGCAACGGCCGTACTCAAAGCCGCACAAGCCGAACAGAAAAAAACAGACAAAGCCGCCACAGACACCGCGGCCGCTGCCAAAAAAGTAGTCGATGCAGACGCCGCTGCCAAAAAGGCCTTTGCCTCGGCGGAGCGTGCTTCGCAACGCGCCGTTAAAAAACTCGAAGAGGCCAAAGCTGCCCATGCTGATTTGGACGTGGCGCATAAAGCGGCCGAGAAAACCTTGGCCGAGGCAACTGCCGCCGGAGCTGCCTTGGTTAAGGGTGTTCGCGGGGCTGTCTTCTCTACCGACAACAAAACGCTGATCACCGTCAGTGACAACAACACAGTGCAAACCTGGAATGCGGAATCCGGAACCGCACTGGAATCATTCAATGGGCATCAAGGCCCCGTCACCGCGGTCGCCCTGACCGCCACCGGCGACATCGTCTCGGCCTCAGCCGATAACACGGTCAAAGTCTGGGACCGCAATCCCAGTTGGAAAATCGTAGGACGCCTCGGTGCCTCGGCCGAGGAGCCGCTCAATATCAGTCAATCCCCCTTCGCCGATCGCATACTGGCGTTGGACTTTAGTTCCGATGGTTCAAAACTAGCCACGGGTGGAGGCGAACCCTCTCGGAGCGGTGAGTTGATGATCTGGGATGTCGCCAAGCAAACGCCGCTGACAACTTTCGTCGATGCCCATAGCGATACCGTGTTCGGCGTCGAGTTTTCTCGCGACGGCCGTTATCTGCTCTCCGGGGCGGCTGACAAGTTTGCCAAAATTTTTGACGTCGAATCCGGCAAGCCGTTCAAATCATTCGAAGGGCATACGCATCACGTCTTGGGCGTCGCCTGGCGTGCCGATGGATTAATCTTCGCCAGCGCAGGAGCCGACAACGCCATCAAAGTCTGGGACGTGACATCCGGCGAACAAAAACGGACAATCGGCGGTTATTCCAAACAGGTGACGTCTCTGCACTTCATTGGGCTGGGATCCAACATCGTCAGTAGCGGTGGCGACAAGACGGTGCGTTATCATAAAACGGACAACGGTCAGAACTTCCGCAGTTTCGCCGGGGGGACCGACTACATGTACAGCGCCGATGCCACCGCCGACGAAACCGTTGTCGTTGCCGGGGGTGAAGACGGTGTGCTGCGGATTTGGAATGGTGCCGACGGCAAGGTGATCATCAATTTCGATCCCCCCAAACCGCCCGCGGACAATACTCAGGCCAAAAAATAG
- a CDS encoding glucuronate isomerase has protein sequence MSQELIQRLTAELETIPLIDPHSHINPHSAASTTLADIMGYHYYTELAHSAGLPKAHIEEPNLDPKEKVARLVPKLAELDNTAQYSWLVEMCQSFFDFQDENVTVDNWESLYDTAAAKMAEPDWEDQVLKKSGLEQVFLTNDFDDPLEGFDTHRYVPCLRTDDLVFHLTKPQTRERFQKATGVEISDAASVVDGIGKLFEHFTKNGARACAISLPPDFSPRQVSDTDANGAIAALVSGDELPADQSESLSCFVFWTLAEKCAEFKLPFDLMIGVNRGVYADGVFQGQDLYDKRTSLINYRALFNAFPQVTFPVSVLAHTSNQELVSYSWIFPNVVTNGHWWYSNIPVYIEHDCRSRLQAVPKTKQIGYYSDMYKLEFGLPKFAMYRRILASALAGDFVIGRGWSESRAAELGQLVLRGNVESIFNVG, from the coding sequence ATGTCTCAAGAACTCATTCAACGGCTGACCGCGGAATTGGAAACGATTCCACTGATCGATCCCCATTCCCATATCAACCCCCACTCTGCCGCCTCAACGACGCTCGCGGACATCATGGGGTATCACTATTACACCGAATTGGCCCACTCCGCCGGACTACCCAAAGCCCATATCGAAGAGCCCAATCTGGATCCCAAGGAAAAAGTCGCCCGACTCGTTCCAAAACTTGCCGAGTTGGATAACACCGCGCAGTACAGTTGGCTGGTGGAGATGTGCCAATCCTTTTTCGACTTCCAAGACGAAAACGTGACGGTCGATAACTGGGAATCTCTCTACGACACCGCCGCTGCAAAAATGGCCGAACCGGATTGGGAAGACCAAGTCCTCAAGAAAAGCGGTCTAGAACAGGTGTTCCTCACCAACGATTTCGACGACCCGCTGGAAGGATTCGATACGCACCGCTACGTCCCCTGCCTGCGGACCGATGATTTGGTGTTTCATCTCACCAAACCACAAACCCGGGAACGGTTTCAAAAGGCAACAGGAGTTGAAATATCCGATGCCGCGAGTGTCGTCGACGGGATTGGCAAACTCTTTGAGCACTTCACAAAGAACGGCGCGCGAGCCTGTGCAATTTCATTGCCGCCTGATTTCTCACCACGCCAAGTGTCCGACACCGATGCCAATGGAGCTATCGCCGCCTTAGTCTCTGGCGACGAATTGCCTGCTGACCAGTCGGAATCGTTGAGTTGCTTTGTGTTTTGGACATTGGCCGAAAAATGCGCGGAGTTCAAATTACCATTCGATTTGATGATCGGGGTAAACCGCGGCGTTTATGCCGATGGCGTATTCCAGGGGCAAGACTTGTATGACAAACGGACGTCGTTGATCAATTACCGTGCGTTGTTTAATGCCTTTCCCCAAGTGACCTTTCCCGTCTCGGTACTGGCCCACACCAGCAACCAAGAACTGGTGAGTTACAGTTGGATTTTCCCGAATGTGGTCACCAACGGACATTGGTGGTACTCCAACATACCAGTCTATATCGAGCACGATTGCCGTAGTCGTCTGCAGGCGGTCCCCAAGACCAAACAGATCGGCTATTACAGCGATATGTACAAGTTAGAATTTGGGCTGCCGAAGTTCGCAATGTACCGCCGGATCTTGGCCTCTGCTTTGGCGGGTGATTTCGTCATCGGTCGCGGCTGGTCCGAATCGCGCGCCGCGGAATTGGGCCAACTGGTCCTGCGGGGGAACGTCGAAAGCATTTTCAACGTCGGTTGA
- a CDS encoding SpoIIE family protein phosphatase yields MASLVLLKGGEALEYQLSDSECTIGRHPDCAIQLDSNMVSRHHARIVPRDDAFFLEDLGSGNGTLINGKRVLEPVALCDDDRIKLGPLLLRFQDTASPRTGEPVPAFDLDITGEEDDDDDPGTIMGTITSKGLFGQLEVRPEAKLDAILQISSSLAGTVDLDSLLPKILDTLFTVFPHADRGVVMLKDPVRGNMIPKAIKHRLDEQDESVKISRTILNKVLAEKTGILSADAATDVRFEASESISNLTIRSMMCVPLLGLDGEPMGVINIDTQNPFNQFKNEDLELLMAVAGQAALSYDNARLLVSHMEKEKQDGEMSIARSVQKSLLPEQMPDIPGYQFYASYEAAQAVGGDYFDVIRLSDRKICLAFGDVAGKGVPASLVMSRLSSAVQSTMQFVSDGVDAVNRINNHMCNRACEGRFVTFVLTIIDLKTNKMQVVNAGHMSPIIRKTDGSYEEFPEDAIGVPIGVLEDFEFKATNRTIAPGETVVIYTDGVSEAMDHDSTLYGLDHLREFVCQGPADPAELGQMILADVKRHANGRPQNDDITLMSFGRLSH; encoded by the coding sequence ATGGCGTCCCTGGTTTTGCTCAAGGGTGGTGAAGCCCTCGAATATCAACTGTCCGACAGTGAATGCACGATCGGGCGGCATCCCGACTGCGCGATCCAACTCGATTCCAATATGGTCTCGCGACATCACGCGCGAATTGTTCCACGGGATGACGCCTTTTTCCTCGAAGATTTGGGCAGCGGCAACGGCACGCTCATCAATGGCAAGCGTGTGTTGGAACCGGTTGCCCTCTGCGACGATGACCGCATCAAACTTGGCCCGTTGCTGTTGCGGTTCCAGGACACAGCCTCCCCGCGAACCGGCGAACCGGTCCCTGCGTTTGACCTGGATATCACCGGCGAAGAGGATGATGACGATGATCCGGGAACGATCATGGGGACCATCACCTCCAAAGGTCTGTTCGGCCAGTTGGAGGTACGCCCCGAAGCCAAGCTGGATGCCATTTTGCAAATCAGCAGCAGTTTGGCGGGCACGGTCGACTTGGATTCCCTGTTGCCCAAAATCCTCGACACGTTGTTCACAGTGTTCCCCCACGCCGATCGGGGCGTGGTCATGCTTAAGGATCCCGTCCGCGGCAACATGATTCCCAAGGCGATCAAACATCGTCTGGACGAACAAGACGAGTCGGTGAAGATCAGCCGCACAATTTTAAACAAAGTCCTTGCGGAAAAGACCGGGATTCTCTCAGCCGATGCGGCTACCGATGTGCGTTTCGAGGCCAGTGAATCGATTTCTAACCTGACGATTCGCTCGATGATGTGCGTACCGCTATTGGGGTTGGACGGTGAGCCCATGGGCGTGATCAATATCGATACGCAAAACCCTTTCAACCAATTCAAAAATGAGGACTTAGAGTTGCTGATGGCGGTCGCCGGCCAGGCAGCGCTTTCCTACGACAACGCGCGTTTGCTAGTTTCCCATATGGAGAAGGAAAAGCAAGACGGCGAAATGTCGATCGCCCGCAGCGTGCAAAAATCGTTGTTGCCCGAACAAATGCCGGATATCCCCGGCTATCAGTTCTATGCATCGTACGAGGCGGCTCAAGCAGTCGGCGGAGATTACTTTGACGTGATTCGCCTCAGTGACCGCAAAATCTGTTTGGCATTTGGCGACGTCGCCGGCAAGGGCGTGCCGGCATCGTTGGTGATGTCGCGTCTCTCCAGCGCGGTGCAAAGCACGATGCAATTTGTCTCCGACGGAGTGGATGCCGTAAACCGCATCAACAATCACATGTGCAATCGCGCCTGCGAAGGGCGATTTGTCACATTTGTGCTCACGATCATTGACTTAAAGACCAACAAAATGCAGGTCGTCAATGCCGGGCACATGTCTCCCATCATTCGCAAGACCGACGGCAGTTACGAGGAATTCCCCGAAGATGCGATCGGCGTGCCGATTGGTGTGCTCGAGGACTTTGAATTCAAAGCCACCAACCGGACGATTGCGCCGGGAGAAACCGTTGTGATCTATACCGACGGCGTGAGCGAGGCGATGGACCACGACAGTACGCTCTACGGGCTCGATCATCTGCGGGAATTTGTCTGCCAAGGGCCGGCTGATCCGGCGGAATTGGGACAGATGATCCTTGCGGATGTGAAACGGCATGCGAATGGACGTCCGCAAAATGACGACATCACGCTGATGAGTTTCGGCCGCTTAAGTCACTAA
- a CDS encoding FHA domain-containing protein: MQAEMKVIGGKQQGKVIPLTMKKFLIGREKDCHLRPNNDLISRHHCVLTVDEYTVRIRDLGSTNGTYVNSERIQGQVVLKDGDKLAIGKLLFEVSVRDVDAPAVSNEDILADAALLETDAFTSNDTPPPASRPSETPAQDDSVLSQETITLPAMNEDTAYETPSAVYGDDTVSIPPRGGSENAPPPEAPPAPAQQYQQPMMMPQYQQPMMPQQYPMQYPQQMPMMPQQYGQQMPMMPQQYPPQYPQPVQMAPQQHPPQEASPPPAAEPPAAEKQPTIDEMDVRLPNPEETGAVEPASAKSDEKPAAASTEIDPRTAAADIIRQYTHRPLGQ, encoded by the coding sequence ATGCAAGCGGAAATGAAAGTCATTGGCGGCAAGCAACAAGGCAAAGTGATTCCGTTGACGATGAAGAAGTTTCTCATCGGACGGGAAAAGGATTGCCATTTGCGACCCAACAATGACCTGATCAGTCGGCACCACTGTGTGCTGACTGTGGACGAATACACTGTGCGAATTCGTGATCTCGGCAGCACGAATGGGACATACGTGAATTCAGAACGGATTCAAGGGCAGGTTGTTCTCAAAGACGGCGACAAATTGGCGATCGGGAAGCTGTTATTTGAAGTTTCCGTACGCGATGTCGACGCCCCTGCGGTTAGCAATGAGGACATACTGGCAGACGCTGCTTTGCTGGAAACGGACGCATTCACATCGAATGACACCCCGCCTCCTGCTTCGCGACCCTCTGAGACGCCCGCACAAGACGATAGCGTTTTGTCCCAGGAAACAATCACGTTACCGGCCATGAACGAGGACACCGCTTACGAGACGCCTTCAGCGGTTTATGGCGACGATACGGTCTCAATTCCCCCCCGTGGTGGGAGCGAAAACGCGCCACCGCCAGAGGCACCCCCTGCCCCGGCTCAGCAGTATCAACAGCCGATGATGATGCCGCAGTATCAACAGCCGATGATGCCGCAGCAGTATCCTATGCAGTATCCTCAGCAGATGCCGATGATGCCGCAACAATACGGGCAGCAAATGCCAATGATGCCGCAGCAGTATCCTCCGCAATATCCGCAACCAGTGCAGATGGCACCGCAACAGCATCCGCCGCAAGAAGCGTCGCCGCCACCTGCCGCTGAGCCGCCTGCCGCGGAAAAACAGCCGACAATTGACGAGATGGACGTACGGTTGCCTAACCCCGAAGAAACGGGCGCAGTCGAGCCGGCTAGTGCAAAATCCGATGAAAAACCGGCAGCGGCTTCTACTGAAATTGACCCTCGGACTGCCGCTGCGGATATTATCCGTCAGTACACGCACCGACCGCTGGGGCAATAA
- a CDS encoding lipoate--protein ligase family protein, giving the protein MNDPAASPTTVCQVLVQNAPQTGTWNMALDEALLESGANEGQCWLRWYRWSEPTVSLGYFQDREIPAELRSLPVVKRLSGGGAILHHHEWTYSVVVPTQHPRARNPPELYAAVHDRIIGVLAELGVMSQRRGSTAAFADDSFLCFQRGDANDVLIGQHKVLGSAQRRRRGAVLQHGSLLMASSPHAGDLPGLHDLGLKCSQGQGLVQKLAISVAELFGEARYLDAAPKNTLEMAAKLQQNRYKTDGSFAQ; this is encoded by the coding sequence GTGAATGATCCCGCGGCATCCCCGACAACCGTTTGCCAAGTGCTGGTACAAAATGCGCCGCAAACCGGGACGTGGAATATGGCGTTGGATGAGGCATTGTTGGAGTCGGGGGCGAATGAGGGGCAATGTTGGCTGAGATGGTACCGATGGTCTGAGCCGACTGTGTCACTGGGTTACTTCCAAGATCGCGAAATCCCTGCCGAGCTCCGCAGCTTGCCGGTCGTGAAGCGTCTCTCCGGCGGCGGCGCGATTTTGCATCACCACGAGTGGACCTACTCGGTCGTGGTTCCAACACAGCATCCCAGAGCGCGCAATCCCCCCGAGTTGTACGCAGCGGTCCATGACCGGATCATCGGTGTATTGGCTGAATTGGGGGTTATGTCTCAAAGGCGAGGCTCAACGGCTGCATTCGCTGACGACTCATTTCTCTGCTTTCAGCGGGGAGATGCCAATGATGTGCTGATTGGTCAGCATAAGGTCCTCGGCAGCGCACAGCGTCGTCGTCGCGGCGCCGTATTACAGCACGGCAGTCTGCTGATGGCATCCTCACCCCATGCCGGGGACTTGCCGGGCCTCCATGATTTGGGTTTGAAGTGTTCGCAGGGCCAAGGGTTGGTCCAAAAGTTGGCCATTTCAGTCGCCGAACTATTTGGAGAAGCAAGATATTTGGACGCTGCACCAAAAAACACATTGGAGATGGCCGCAAAACTTCAGCAAAACCGATACAAAACTGATGGAAGCTTCGCGCAATGA
- the gcvPB gene encoding aminomethyl-transferring glycine dehydrogenase subunit GcvPB: MRNTQATQLLFDQSHPGRRGITFPASDVPEGALDEMIPAAQRSKSLPELPEVTEPAVIRHYVNLSTLNMSVDTHFYPLGSCTMKYNPKRHERLAALPGLVDLHPYATAHSSQGMLQMLFETQEMLAEIAGLPAVSLQPAAGAQGELAALLVAAAYFRDRGEKRTKVLFPDSAHGTNPASANIAGFECVQLPSTDKGFVDLDLLKEQLDDQTAVFMITNPNTLGMFEREIGTIAEMVHAAGGLVYIDGANMNAILGITRPGDFGGDMMHYNVHKTFTGPHGAGGPGSGPIAVRDFLAEYLPGPVVAKNDTGEFQLEQPAKSIGRVRSFFGNVGILLRGYCYLRTLGAQGLREVSENAVLNANYLLAKLKGVLPVPQGDRCMHEFVATAKSLATKKGITAMDIAKRLLDYGFHAPTVYFPMVVPEAVMVEPTETESKETLDAFAAAILAISEEDADYVHAAPHTTPVRRPDDVKAARQPNLRWTPTCE, from the coding sequence ATGCGTAATACACAAGCCACGCAATTGCTGTTCGACCAATCGCATCCGGGACGACGCGGAATAACGTTTCCCGCATCGGATGTTCCTGAAGGCGCATTGGATGAAATGATTCCCGCCGCTCAGCGGTCCAAATCGTTACCTGAATTGCCGGAAGTGACCGAGCCGGCAGTGATTCGCCACTATGTGAATCTGTCGACGCTGAACATGTCGGTCGACACGCATTTTTATCCGTTGGGGAGTTGTACGATGAAGTACAACCCCAAGCGGCACGAACGCTTGGCGGCGCTGCCCGGGTTGGTCGACTTGCACCCCTATGCCACAGCGCATTCGTCGCAAGGCATGTTGCAGATGCTGTTCGAAACCCAGGAGATGTTGGCCGAAATTGCGGGATTGCCAGCCGTCTCGCTGCAACCGGCGGCCGGAGCGCAAGGGGAATTGGCGGCGCTTTTGGTCGCGGCGGCGTATTTTCGTGATCGCGGTGAAAAACGAACCAAGGTGCTCTTCCCCGATAGTGCCCATGGCACGAACCCGGCGAGTGCGAACATCGCCGGCTTCGAATGCGTGCAATTGCCCAGCACAGACAAGGGGTTTGTTGATCTCGATTTGCTCAAAGAACAGTTAGACGATCAGACCGCCGTGTTCATGATCACCAATCCCAACACGTTGGGAATGTTTGAACGCGAGATTGGTACCATTGCCGAGATGGTCCATGCCGCGGGGGGCTTGGTATACATTGACGGCGCAAACATGAATGCGATTTTGGGCATCACGCGTCCCGGCGATTTCGGCGGCGACATGATGCACTACAACGTGCACAAAACCTTCACCGGTCCACACGGCGCAGGCGGACCCGGTTCGGGACCGATTGCCGTCCGTGATTTTTTAGCGGAATATTTGCCCGGACCTGTTGTCGCCAAAAATGACACCGGAGAATTTCAACTCGAGCAGCCGGCCAAATCCATTGGCCGAGTGCGGAGTTTCTTCGGCAATGTCGGCATCCTGCTACGCGGATATTGTTACCTACGCACGCTGGGTGCACAGGGGCTGCGCGAGGTCTCTGAAAATGCTGTCCTGAATGCAAACTATCTGCTGGCAAAATTGAAGGGAGTCTTGCCGGTCCCGCAGGGGGATCGTTGCATGCACGAATTCGTCGCCACAGCCAAATCGTTGGCGACGAAAAAAGGGATCACGGCTATGGACATCGCCAAGCGGTTGCTGGATTACGGTTTCCATGCCCCGACGGTCTACTTTCCGATGGTCGTTCCCGAAGCGGTGATGGTGGAACCGACGGAAACCGAATCGAAAGAAACGCTCGATGCATTCGCGGCGGCGATCTTGGCCATTTCAGAAGAAGATGCCGACTATGTGCATGCGGCTCCGCACACCACGCCGGTTCGCCGTCCCGATGACGTCAAAGCCGCCCGCCAACCCAACCTGAGATGGACGCCCACTTGTGAATGA
- the gcvPA gene encoding aminomethyl-transferring glycine dehydrogenase subunit GcvPA produces the protein MAYLDNTPEQQREMLATIGAASIEELFAQIPAELQLKRPLDMPPALTEMELQTALGNLAKQNSERQGTCFMGGGCYDHFIPAAVDAIASRSEFYTAYTPYQAEASQGSLQAFYEFQTLVCQLTGMEVSNASLYEGGTSVSEAAFMAMRVTGRYKKVVLLGSVHPEYRAVVDTYFSDLECEAIVVPTPNGIADFAAVRDALDDQTACLVIQQPNFFGCLEEARELVEAAHEVGALAVVSCDPISLGMLVRPGEYGADIVVAEGQSLGTPLQYGGPFLGILACRQKFMRKMPGRLIGETTDRDGRPCFVLNLQAREQHIRRDKATSNICTNQGLIALRATAYMALLGKQGLGEVAELSCRKAHYVAERLTAIDGFSLAYDRPFFKEFTLRCENGAAEALAKAAQAGFDIGPLLSQFDASNQTDLLVATTECRTRHEIDALADALAQ, from the coding sequence GTGGCTTACCTCGACAATACGCCCGAACAACAACGCGAAATGCTGGCCACGATCGGCGCTGCGTCGATTGAGGAACTCTTCGCGCAGATTCCTGCCGAATTGCAGCTCAAACGGCCGCTGGACATGCCCCCCGCATTGACGGAAATGGAATTGCAGACGGCACTCGGGAACCTGGCAAAACAGAACAGCGAGCGACAAGGCACCTGCTTCATGGGTGGTGGCTGTTACGACCACTTCATCCCGGCCGCCGTCGATGCCATTGCCTCCCGCAGTGAATTTTACACCGCCTATACGCCCTATCAGGCCGAAGCCAGTCAAGGAAGCCTGCAGGCGTTTTATGAATTTCAAACGCTGGTCTGCCAATTGACCGGTATGGAGGTCTCCAACGCCAGCCTGTACGAAGGGGGCACCAGCGTCAGCGAAGCCGCTTTTATGGCGATGCGCGTTACCGGCCGCTACAAAAAAGTGGTGCTACTCGGCTCCGTGCACCCCGAGTACCGCGCGGTGGTCGACACCTATTTTAGTGATCTTGAATGTGAAGCGATTGTCGTCCCCACCCCCAACGGAATCGCTGATTTCGCCGCAGTACGCGACGCCCTCGATGATCAGACCGCCTGCTTGGTCATTCAACAACCCAACTTCTTCGGCTGCCTAGAAGAAGCTCGCGAATTGGTGGAAGCCGCACACGAGGTCGGCGCGCTGGCGGTCGTCAGTTGCGATCCCATCAGTTTAGGCATGCTGGTTCGTCCTGGCGAATACGGCGCGGACATCGTTGTTGCCGAAGGGCAAAGCTTGGGGACGCCATTGCAATACGGTGGGCCGTTTTTAGGGATCTTGGCCTGCCGGCAGAAGTTCATGCGAAAGATGCCGGGCCGTTTGATCGGAGAAACGACCGACCGCGATGGCCGGCCCTGTTTTGTACTCAACCTGCAAGCCCGTGAACAGCATATCCGTCGCGATAAAGCAACCAGCAATATCTGCACAAACCAAGGATTGATTGCCCTGCGAGCGACAGCCTATATGGCATTGCTTGGCAAACAGGGATTGGGCGAAGTCGCCGAATTGTCTTGTCGCAAGGCGCACTATGTGGCGGAGCGGTTGACGGCGATCGACGGATTTTCGTTGGCGTATGACCGACCTTTTTTCAAAGAGTTCACGTTGCGTTGCGAGAACGGTGCTGCCGAGGCATTGGCCAAAGCCGCCCAGGCCGGATTCGACATCGGTCCCCTGCTCTCTCAATTCGATGCCAGCAATCAAACCGACCTATTGGTAGCCACAACCGAATGCCGGACGCGGCACGAGATCGACGCTTTAGCGGATGCTCTCGCCCAATAA
- the gcvH gene encoding glycine cleavage system protein GcvH: MDAANLKYQKTHEWAHADGDVVTVGITDFAVAQLTDLVYIELPDVGRTVSAGESFGEVESVKAVSDLYSPISGEVVEVNSALENGLEVLSEDAFGAGWIAKIKTNDAGQLDALMDKAAYDKHCEAEAH; the protein is encoded by the coding sequence ATGGACGCAGCGAACTTAAAATACCAAAAGACCCACGAATGGGCGCATGCAGATGGTGACGTGGTGACGGTCGGAATTACCGATTTCGCAGTTGCCCAACTGACCGACCTGGTCTATATCGAATTACCGGATGTAGGACGGACTGTCTCGGCCGGTGAGTCGTTCGGCGAGGTTGAAAGCGTCAAAGCGGTCAGTGACTTGTATAGCCCGATTTCGGGGGAAGTGGTCGAGGTCAACTCGGCACTCGAAAACGGACTGGAAGTCCTGTCTGAGGACGCTTTTGGGGCCGGATGGATCGCCAAGATCAAAACCAACGATGCGGGTCAACTGGACGCTTTGATGGATAAAGCGGCTTATGACAAACATTGCGAAGCCGAAGCCCACTGA